A region from the Linepithema humile isolate Giens D197 chromosome 1, Lhum_UNIL_v1.0, whole genome shotgun sequence genome encodes:
- the LOC105678600 gene encoding G-protein coupled receptor Mth2-like gives MFLMSSFYVWGIASIYIIICAIMDFVPRLVPDNMKPNICKKTNFGFAHDALVAYFDILISVIIICNICFFIFTMLNIMHVTKDTDRFLKGAESKRHTHDKQRFMMYLKLFLLMDINMTLKWTLSMILQSIGKEMPFYVLIIMDTMEGLQGLIIFIVFVCKRRIMRLLLKRLGCENSYLYGKISTSNNCRTTTSHTSSTTMTEQELSSNRQTNYRVRNLSEVTENTTM, from the exons atgttcctcATGAGTTCGTTCTATGTGTGGGGAATCGCCAGCATTTACATCATTATTTGTGCTATAATGGACTTTGTTCCCCGTTTAGTGCCGGATAATATGAAACCAAATATCTGCAAAAAGACGAATTTCGGATTCg CGCATGACGCACTTGTTGCATACTTTGACATACTCATAAGTGTTATTATTATCTGCAAcatatgtttctttatttttacgatgTTAAACATCATGCACGTCACAAAAGACACTGACCGTTTTCTAAAAGGTGCAGAAAGCAAACGCCATACTCATGATAAGCAAAG atTTATGATGTATCTAAAGCTGTTCCTCTTGATGGATATAAACATGACCCTAAAATGGACTTTAAGTATGATACTTCAAAGCATTGGGAAGGAAATGCCATTCTACGTTCTAATTATCATGGATACAATGGAAGGCCTGCAAGGCCTCATCATTTTCATTGTATTTGTTTGCAAGAGAAGAATCATGCGATTACTGCTGAAACGACTTGGTTGTGAAAACAGTTATTTGTATGGCAAAATATCAACGAGTAACAACTGTCGTACCACAACTTCGCATACTTCTTCCACCACAATGACAGAGCAAGAACTCAGTTCCAACAGGCAGACTAATTATCGTGTAAGGAATTTGTCTGAAGTGACCGAAAACACTACAATGTAG
- the Vps25 gene encoding vacuolar protein-sorting-associated protein 25: MAEIEWPWQYSFPPFFTLQPHADTRAKQIAAWKNLILEYYRITKQAVVDVREIHTNPLFNNSNINRRLPSEAVLVVLEELGKSGNASPLDKSKQRWLVYWHTLEEWGDIIYNWAQENGFTGSVCTLFELTQGEDTTEQEFFGLDTEVLIRSLKTLEAARKAELILSDDNQGVKFF, translated from the exons ATGGCAGAAATTGAGTGGCCATGGCAATATAGTTTTCCTCCTTTCTTTAC acTTCAACCTCATGCAGATACCAGAGCTAAACAAATAGCAGCTTGGAAGAATTTAATACTTGAATATTATCGCATCACGAAGCAAGCTGTTGTAGATGTGCGAGAAATTCACACAAAtcctttatttaataacagtAACATCAATA GGAGATTGCCATCTGAAGCTGTATTAGTGGTATTAGAAGAATTAGGAAAATCAGGAAATGCATCTCCATTAGATAAGAGCAAGCAGAGATGGCTAGTTTATTGGCATACTTTGGAAGAATGGGGTGACATAATATACAACTGGGCACAAGAGAATGGTTTTACTGGATCTGTGTGCACATTATTTGAATTGACACAAGGAGAGGACACAACTGAGCAAG aattctttGGCCTCGACACAGAAGTACTGATTAGATCACTGAAAACATTGGAAGCAGCTAGAAAAGCAGAACTTATTTTATCCGATGATAATCAAggtgttaaatttttctaa
- the LOC105678619 gene encoding putative protein MSS51 homolog, mitochondrial: MDNNYNMFFYATMCHVCKQFGEDVRLQRCAACRMIAYCSQQHQKQHWPQHKHLCKAIRDVLKDHKMKIRNVTSKEEWIKARMNFMLMVILKLTRRLDMYEEEMFKFPRVCLICHEENSQLLQDCHNCRAVSFCTKHKNSSIHKDMCYLLKLCLNLDILAMNVKRESLNFNCLQCVFDKKINDFRHMSDYIDTCINTWSCTLEKSDVLAADQSEHLTRPLTLLYGMQMLDYVPKYKSLVIHVIAASSVELATLEAWEVLLHLVPATVVSVKIIMIGPTVLEGIFALSDICSNCVLQEKKLLFECHSTLYVDYLNSPAFAKPDLVVGFNAGIHEHEIASFQETWAPSIGALAKQNYPLILSCYTQSEVELEIARINEILGTKTDCIYRGKNPFASLRPHRDWTENLFYHNNYIIIYRNLCP; the protein is encoded by the coding sequence AtggataataattacaatatgttTTTCTATGCAACCATGTGTCACGTATGCAAGCAATTCGGTGAAGACGTCCGTTTACAAAGATGTGCTGCCTGTAGAATGATTGCCTATTGTAGTCAACAGCATCAGAAACAACATTGGCCTCAACACAAACATTTATGCAAAGCTATAAGAGATGTGCTTAAGGATCACAAGATGAAAATCCGTAATGTAACTTCGAAGGAGGAGTGGATTAAAGCAAGAATGAATTTCATGCTGATGGTGATACTTAAACTGACACGTCGTCTGGACATGTACGAGGAAGAGATGTTTAAATTCCCAAGGGTGTGTTTAATCTGCCACGAAGAAAATAGTCAATTGCTACAAGATTGTCACAACTGCAGGGCTGTCAGTTTCTGTACAAAACACAAAAACAGTTCCATACATAAAGATATGTGTTATCTTTTAAAACTGTGCCTTAATTTAGACATATTAGCTATGAATGTTAAACGagaatctttaaattttaattgtttgcaATGTGTTtttgataagaaaataaatgattttcgACATATGAGTGATTACATTGATACTTGCATAAATACTTGGTCTTGTACTTTGGAAAAATCTGATGTGTTAGCGGCTGATCAATCGGAACATCTCACAAGACCCTTGACGTTACTTTACGGAATGCAGATGTTAGATTATGTTccaaaatacaaaagtttagTCATTCATGTTATAGCTGCAAGCAGTGTCGAGCTTGCTACTTTAGAGGCTTGGGAAGTTCTATTGCATTTAGTGCCAGCTACAGTAGtatctgtaaaaattataatgataggTCCAACAGTATTAGAAGGAATTTTTGCCTTATCGGATATTTGTTCCAACTGTGTGTTGCAagaaaagaaacttttatttgaatgtCACAGCACATTATATGTGGATTATTTAAACAGTCCAGCATTTGCAAAACCAGATTTAGTTGTAGGATTCAATGCAGGTATTCATGAGCATGAAATTGCATCTTTTCAAGAAACATGGGCACCGTCCATAGGCGCATTAGCTAAACAAAATTATCCCTTGATTTTATCATGTTATACACAAAGTGAAGTAGAATTAGAGATAGCTAGAATAAATGAAATCTTGGGTACTAAAACAGATTGTATCTATCGTGGAAAAAATCCATTTGCTAGTTTAAGACCACACAGAGATTGGACTGAGAATCTATTTTATcacaacaattatataattatctatagAAACCTCTGtccataa
- the RhoGAP15B gene encoding uncharacterized protein RhoGAP15B — translation MEVKPIPKPRSVLTESKPIPAPRRILPPARSGSPTSESSQSEKSDDVKSISSGTNESTRGNNEFFRNLSTSSRQLKDEISEKMTVKGRAVFSSTRNASIRLERSVKNLLTRRLSSLNQDDAVSQSGTPKKLKDPAEEDRCVSMPADDIFNSISFYSPLSGNLRSVRNEEDLSAGRHSPPPPVYPPPPLPDESIYDELQSVTSGSSGRYDTLSSTVSDKVERDFPGSFQLGFARNQGSDSDQSLNLSDINVTLDKSDTSAKRLSRSDSWTFYDTTPGTRAENVDEVDRISSVEEENLEKSFEREVSIIDRNSCASNESHASVQNSLYENLAPPKIDSQQQSIPPDVRMQSSKSLLFEFDPYARTSEDENVYSNYENNDLMLLEALLATNDSHSADAEEEQEDNDLAHPDIGLTPPEPPRRYDSLPKDECETEEQPDKVQASNKNPPLLPKLAHLVTKKQPAVPPRKPARKLPPGSSSSQAATATTPTTTLANNIDESTTGPSSGAKIAEDHRKVSVIQKLRKLRQDSTVHTINSNVISFVKSGSKLLSRTREHIGESGSRSPRMERPKVNAPHNAVTHKGIVYRPGMGMERAKDLVPRVAVLLDRKLSFYTDNSMSTLKEVVELETVHSIHLLQDVKTVDGETVHCVAISGEGRPNVFYAKGAAERRVWAQRILGAITPIFPTRYTTEFTRASWAYLKESITGTWFPAWVLLQQRILVYTKSLDSASAVNFEHVDLRKARCIVLREQEGPIAECGLVSVVAVDAGGAGALHIATPKKHEATAWRHALYQAATNCGPALEEQQITQDNVPVILDKCINFIYAHGMMTEGIYRRSGSSSAVVKLLEAFRRDAWATQITRNSYTEHDVATVLRRFLRDLPNPLFPANIHDRLCLTAELSEENRVATYQKLLSTLNPVTTATLRRILAHLHGLSQQSARNLMTVENLSAVWGPTLMHAGENSAEAWNRAETKVVGDLIRLYPKLYQLSSADLAKEAKMLEILEKHHVSNNGPRGAPSGDLKIWIYLLSRFAECVNVTIGPQKTAFDVCLELAEKTNLPPHELCLEEYTLDGALERPLHHNERVLETVARWGYWDPDDRKDNVLILRKDRLYKDIIPLVKPPMTISGELKFADTRTKHFKTYLFEFSQAKLCCYKDKVCSVKLHEWKIEDIVWYLGHEPKRHPQMGWAITFIIKNKKPTRCKDSPYFGNILAGTSKDEQYRWLAAMLFGEYQLNLRPSAVNLMDP, via the exons CTCCAGCACGCGAAACGCGAGCATCCGACTGGAGCGGTCGGTGAAGAACCTGCTGACGCGACGGCTGTCGTCGCTGAACCAGGACGACGCGGTCAGCCAGAGCGGCACGCCGAAGAAGCTCAAGGATCCGGCCGAGGAGGACAGATGCGTGTCGATGCCGGCCGACGACATCTTCAACAGCATCTCGTTCTACAGCCCCCTCAGCGGCAATCTGCGCAGCGTGAGGAACGAGGAGGATCTGTCGGCCGGCAGGCAcagcccgccgccgccggttTATCCGCCACCTCCTCTTCCGGATGAGTCGATCTATGACGAGCTGCAGTCCGTCACGTCGGGAAGCAGCGGTCGATACGACACACTCAGTTCCACGGTGTCCGACAAAGTCGAACGGGATTTTCCCGGATCGTTCCAGCTCGGCTTCGCGCGAAATCAG GGCAGCGATTCCGATCAGAGTTTGAACCTGTCCGACATCAATGTGACGCTCGACAAGTCTGACACTTCCGCCAAGAGGCTGTCGAGATCGGACTCTTGGACTTTCTACGACACCACGCCCGGCACGAGAGCCGAGAATGTCGACGAGGTGGACAGGATATCCAGCGTAGAAGAGGAGAACTTGGAGAAGTCCTTCGAGAGGGAGGTGTCGATAATAGATCGAAATTCCTGCGCGTCCAATGAGAGCCACGCTTCCGTCCAGAATTCTCTCTACGAAAATTTGGCACCGCCGAAGATTGATTCGCAGCAGCAGTCGATTCCCCCGGACGTCAGAATGCAGAGCAGCAAGTCGCTGCTCTTCGAGTTCGATCCGTACGCACGGACATCCGAGGACGAGAACGTGTACAGCAATTACGAGAACAACGATTTGATGCTGCTGGAAGCTCTGCTGGCCACCAACGACTCGCACAGCGCCGACGCCGAGGAGGAGCAGGAGGACAACGACCTGGCGCATCCTGATATCGGCCTGACACCGCCGGAGCCGCCCAGGAGATACGATTCCCTTCCCAAGGACGAGTGCGAAACGGAGGAGCAGCCCGACAAGGTTCAGGCCTCGAACAAAAATCCGCCTCTCTTGCCGAAACTAGCGCATTTGGTGACCAAGAAGCAGCCGGCGGTTCCTCCTCGCAAACCCGCGAGGAAACTTCCTCCGGGCAGTTCTTCGTCGCAGGCTGCGACGGCGACCacgccgacgacgacgctTGCCAATAACATCGACGAGAGTACCACTGGTCCTTCGTCGGGCGCGAAAATCGCCGAAGACCATCGCAAAGTGAGCGTGATACAAAAACTGAGGAAGCTGCGACAGGATTCGACGGTGCACACTATCAATTCCAATGTGATTAGTTTTGTGAAAAGCGGTAGTAAATTATTGTCCAGGACTCGCGAGCACATCGGCGAGTCCGGCTCGAGGTCACCGCGAATGGAGAGGCCAAAGGTCAATGCTCCGCACAACGCGGTCACACATAAGGGGATCGTGTACAG GCCTGGAATGGGTATGGAGCGGGCCAAGGACCTGGTACCGAGAGTGGCGGTGCTGCTCGATCGGAAATTATCGTTCTACACTGACAACAGCATGTCAACGCTAAAGGAGGTCGTGGAACTAGAGACAGTGCACAGTATTCATTTGCTGCAGGATGTCAA GACCGTGGATGGCGAGACGGTGCATTGCGTGGCGATTAGCGGCGAGGGCAGACCGAACGTTTTCTACGCGAAGGGTGCTGCCGAGAGGCGCGTCTGGGCACAAAGGATCCTCGGAGCCATCACGCCGATCTTCCCCACGAGGTACACCACCGAGTTCACGAGAGCGAGTTGGGCCTATTTAAAG GAAAGCATAACGGGTACGTGGTTCCCAGCTTGGGTTCTTCTCCAACAAAGGATCTTAGTTTACACTAAATCCTTGGACTCTGCATCCGCCGTAAACTTCGAACATGTGGATTTACGGAAAGCGCGTTGCATTG TGTTGCGCGAGCAAGAAGGACCGATCGCCGAGTGCGGGCTTGTTTCGGTGGTGGCCGTCGACGCCGGGGGTGCCGGCGCCCTGCACATCGCCACGCCAAAAAAGCACGAGGCGACCGCTTGGAGGCACGCGCTTTATCAAGCGGCCACCAATTGCGGCCCCGCCTTGGAGGAGCAGCAGATTACACAGGACAATGTGCCCGTCATCTTGGACAAATGCATCAACTTTATCTACGCGCATG GCATGATGACGGAGGGCATTTATCGTCGCAGTGGATCGAGCAGCGCCGTGGTGAAGCTGCTGGAGGCTTTCAGGAGAGACGCGTGGGCCACGCAGATCACGCGGAATTCGTACACGGAACATGACGTTGCTACGGTTCTCAGAAGATTCCTGCGGGATTTGCCGAATCCATTGTTTCCCGCCAACATTCACGACAGGCTCTGCCTCACCGCAG AATTGAGCGAGGAAAACAGGGTGGCCACTTATCAGAAGTTATTATCTACGTTGAATCCCGTGACGACGGCGACGCTTCGCCGGATCCTGGCGCACCTTCACGGTCTCAGTCAGCAGAGCGCCAGGAACCTGATGACCGTGGAGAACCTGTCGGCGGTTTGGGGCCCGACCCTGATGCACGCCGGCGAGAATAGCGCCGAGGCATGGAACCGCGCGGAAACCAAAGTCGTCGGTGATCTCATCAGGCTGTACCCGAAACTTTATCAACTGTCGTCGGCCGATCTGGCGAAGGAAGCAAAGATGCTGGAGATCCTGGAGAAACATCACGTGTCGAATAATGGACCGCGAGGCGCCCCTTCGGGAGATCTCAAGATCTGGATATACCTTCTGTCGCGATTCGCAGAATGCGTGAACGTTACC ATCGGGCCTCAGAAGACCGCGTTCGACGTATGTCTAGAACTCGCTGAGAAAACCAACTTGCCGCCTCATGAATTGTGTCTGGAGGAATACACGCTCGACGGCGCGCTGGAGCGGCCGTTGCATCACAACGAACGTGTCCTGGAGACGGTTGCGAGATGGGGATACTGGGACCCGGACGACAGGAAAGATAACGTCCTTATCCTCAGAAAAGACCGATTATACAAGGACATCATACCTCTG GTTAAACCGCCTATGACGATCTCCGGGGAGCTAAAGTTCGCAGACACCAGGACGAAACATTTCAAGACGTACCTCTTCGAATTCAGCCAGGCGAAGCTCTGCTGTTACAAGGACAAGGTGTGCTCCGTGAAGCTACACGAGTGGAAGATAGAGGATATCGTTTGGTACTTGGGACACGAGCCTAAACGTCATCCACAGATGGG ATGGGCCATAACGTTCATCATTAAGAACAAGAAACCGACGAG ATGTAAGGACAGTCCGTATTTCGGAAACATCTTAGCCGGCACATCCAAGGATGAACAATACAGATGGTTAGCAGCTATGCTCTTCGGGGAGTACCAATTGAATCTCCGACCTTCTGCGGTGAATCTTATGGATCCATAA